The following proteins are co-located in the Pochonia chlamydosporia 170 chromosome 6, whole genome shotgun sequence genome:
- a CDS encoding cullin-1 (similar to Aspergillus terreus NIH2624 XP_001210577.1): protein MTARMASPSQMPPVPNREDIGATWNYLQAGITRIMNELEKGIDMQMYMGVYTAVHNFCTSQKAVGLNGPTMQTNHRGAHLLGEELYNNLITYLVKHLDGLYEASKLHTDEALLTYYIREWSRYTTAAKYIHHLFRYLNRHWVKREIDEGKKNVYDVYTLHLVQWRKVLFGQVSGKVMDAVLKLVEKQRNGETIEHNQIKQVVDSFVSLGLDESDMSRSTLDVYRYHFEKPFLEATREFYQAESKQFVAENSVVEYMKKAEARLAEEEERVKMYLHQDIAVPLKRACNMALIAEHSTLLRDEFQVLLDNEREEDMARMYNLLSRIPDGLEPLRTKFENHVRRAGLAAVQKVQSSEGDKLEPKVYVDALLEVHSQYQLLVKQAFNDEPEFTRSLDNACREFVNRNEVCKSSSTKSPELLAKYTDVLLRKSSTSIEEADLERTLTQIMTVFKYIEDKDVFQKYYSRMLARRLVHSNSSSDDAETSMISKLKEACGFEYTNKLQRMFQDMQISKDLNKDFRDHLDSVGSSKAVDSNFSILGTGFWPLQAPSTHFHPPAEISAEIERFTRFYKHKHDGRKLTWLWHLCKGEIRAGYCKSSKTIFTFQVSIYQMAILLLFNEKDTYTYEDMVSATQLSTEVLDQALAVILKAKVLLVAGGEKPGPGKSFNLNYDFKSKKIRVNLNLGGVKEAKQEETETNKTIEEDRKLVLQSAIVRIMKARKKMKHTQLVSETINQIRSRFVPKVGDIKKCIEILLDKEYLERLDEDELGYLA, encoded by the exons ATGACTGCACGGATGGCCAGTCCAAGCCAGATGCCTCCGGTGCCCAACCGAGAGGACATCGGGGCGAC ATGGAATTACCTCCAAGCTGGCATCACTCGTATCATGAACGAACTCGAGAAGGGAATCGACATGCAGATGTATATGGGTGTATACAC CGCCGTTCACAACTTTTGCACATCACAAAAGGCCGTCGGACTTAACGGGCCGACCATGCAGACTAATCACCGCGGCG cccatcttctcggcgAAGAACTGTACAACAACCTGATTACCTACCTCGTAAAACATCTCGACGGGCTCTACGAGGCATCGAAATTACACACCGACGAGGCGCTGTTGACATACTACATCAGAGAATGGAGCCGATATACCACTGCAGCAAAATACATACATCACCTCTTCAGATACTTGAACCGTCACTGGGTCAAAAGAGAAATTGACGAAGGCAAAAAGAACGTCTACGATGTATACACCCTCCATCTAGTGCAATGGCGCAAGGTTTTGTTCGGGCAGGTATCTGGGAAAGTTATGGATGCCGTGCTGAAGCTAGTAGAAAAGCAAAGAAACGGCGAAACTATTGAACATAACCAAATCAAGCAGGTTGTCGACTCGTTTGTGTCCCTTGGCCTAGATGAGTCAGACATGTCGCGGTCCACGTTGGACGTTTATCGTTACCACTTTGAGAAGCCCTTCCTGGAGGCAACCAGGGAATTTTACCAAGCTGAGTCTAAGCAGTTTGTCGCTGAAAACAGTGTGGTCGAGTACATGAAGAAGGCCGAGGCGCGTCTAgctgaagaggaggaacGGGTCAAGATGTATCTGCACCAGGATATTGCCGTACCCCTAAAAAGGGCTTGCAACATGGCTTTGATTGCCGAACACTCGACATTGCTACGAGACGAGTTTCAAGTCTTATTGGACAACGAGAGAGAAGAGGATATGGCCAGGATGTACAATTTGCTGTCTCGCATACCCGACGGACTGGAACCGTTACGAACCAAATTCGAAAACCACGTACGCAGGGCCGGTCTTGCTGCGGTCCAAAAAGTACAGTCATCGGAGGGTGACAAGCTGGAGCCTAAGGTGTACGTGGATGCTCTGCTCGAAGTGCATTCGCAGTACCAGCTATTGGTGAAGCAAGCATTCAACGATGAACCGGAGTTTACTCGCTCGTTGGATAACGCCTGCAGGGAGTTCGTGAACCGCAACGAAGTGTGCAAATCCAGTTCAACAAAGTCACCAGAGCTCTTGGCCAAGTACACTGACGTCCTGCTTCGCAAGAGCAGTACAAGTATAGAAGAGGCCGATTTGGAACGAACATTGACACAGATTATGACGGTCTTCAAGTATATTGAAGACAAGGACGTATTTCAAAAATATTACTCACGTATGCTAGCTCGACGCCTCGTTCACAGCAATTCATCATCAGATGATGCTGAGACTAGTATGATtagcaagctcaaggaggcTTGTGGGTTTGAATACACCAACAAGCTGCAGCGCATGTTCCAAGATATGCAAATCTCAAAGGACTTGAACAAGGACTTCCGAGATCACTTGGACAGCGTCGGTTCGTCTAAGGCGGTGGACTCAAatttctccatcttgggcACGGGCTTCTGGCCTCTGCAGGCACCATCAACACACTTTCACCCACCCGCCGAGATTTCGGCCGAAATCGAGCGATTCACTCGGTTCTACAAGCATAAGCATGACGGGCGAAAGCTGACTTGGCTGTGGCATTTGTGCAAGGGGGAAATCAGGGCTGGATActgcaagagcagcaaaacCATATTCACATTCCAGGTTTCCATTTATCAAATGGCAATCCTTTTGTTATTTAATGAAAAGGACACTTATACGTATGAGGACATGGTCAGCGCTACTCAGCTGAGCACGGAAGTCCTGGACCAAGCACTGGCTGTCATCCTCAAGGCCAAGGTACTAttggtggctggtggtgagaagCCGGGTCCCGGCAAGTCCTTCAACCTAAACTACGACTtcaagagcaagaagattcGTGTAAACCTTAACTTGGGTGGTGTCAAGGAAGCTAAGCAGGAAGAGACGGAGACCAACAAGACCATCGAGGAGGACCGCAAGCTAGTTCTTCAG TCTGCTATCGTCAGAATCATGaaggcaaggaagaagatgaagcatACTCAACTGGTCAGCGAGACCATCAACCAGATCCGCTCGAGATTCGTCCCCAAGGTTGGTGACATCAAGAAATGTATCGAGATTCTGTTAGACAAGGAATACCTTGAACGCCTGGACGAAGACGAACTTGGTTACCTCGCCTAA
- a CDS encoding avl9 protein (similar to Aspergillus oryzae RIB40 XP_001727589.1), producing the protein MASEGDKGEQNGTNSPNGADVEPALTPISLTNTDGTANTGFSPLVTVVGFHHARGPEVETWFGADEGIDPAIKYNWPLLPFMALSDGAHASEEDFSYFTLLKPKTDTEPATSLFGISCTRQLDSTQLINRPADVTRSTVQKAVVVIADSPQFFGMLRERLSIVTQAWFAQREFTDTEILRRFQESLADEKARGLMKDESERDQHLGMSLREFIHEFKWQALVLLKCCLLQPKMLFFGSRCDRLCMVQFSLISLIPGLIRNLQDCADPELDSYEKKLAKPSTLQSSNRTSLLTFMGLPLQIFGKGGFFGPYTPLQQLDILADFGTKSYIVGSTNSLLLQQKDRYSDILINLDEDTVNITSPSLKAALTLTAADRRWIDFLTHEVNETWDEANPSRPKNMQYIGSEEFIRSQFEAYMLGLISSVKFHNFLDNQGEDTSTLGADSDPAIDFGIEWVEAWKKTENYRMWNEHTDTNLFAVSEPKHPCAGGLTIDDIQRRVADQIKDLHLDERLAQGRDILGRNFAAGREKASTMLNKLYSDVEYLRESQRRRVEDSRTSPNNNPRSPTEKPQYPVDLAKAQQTMNTVGAKASAYMSSWATWAGEKRKTTTWASGWGNKKSPSPSTTMSSPPPTSPIDKDYQMVSPPASRSTSTDTSKRPGTHASFSESILSKTSDRPATASDDSFQDVSEQAPEKVAPKKEDVTPMKNDGFQKEDVVGAKISEKTDVDIPAGKEVKATE; encoded by the exons ATGGCATCCGAGGGCGATAAAGGCGAACAGAACGGCACAAACTCCCCCAATGGAGCGGATGTTGAGCCGGCGCTGACTCCCATCAGCCTTACAAATACAGACGGCACAGCGAACACTGGATTCTCGCCGCTAGTAACGGTTGTTGGCTTCCACCACGCTCGGGGGCCAGAGGTAGAGACGTGGTTCGGTGCCGACGAAGGAATTGACCCAGCCATCAAGTATAACTGGCCGCTGTTGCCGTTCATGGCATTGAGCGACGGAGCCCATGC CTCAGAAGAAGACTTTTCTTACTTTACGCTGCTGAAACCCAAGACCGATACCGAACCCGCGACCTCATTATTCGGAATATCGTGTACACGGCAACTTGATTCAACCCAGCTGATTAATCGACCCGCTGATGTGACGAGGTCAACTGTGCAAAAGGCGGTGGTTGTTATCGCGGATAGTCCACAATTCTTTGGCATGCTGCGTGAACGGCTCAGTATCGTAACTCAAGCGTGGTTTGCCCAGCGTGAATTCACAGATACCGAGATCCTGCGAAGATTTCAAGAGAGCCTCGCAGACGAAAAGGCTAGGGGCCTCATGAAGGACGAATCTGAGCGCGACCAACACTTGGGAATGAGCTTGCGGGAGTTTATACACGAGTTTAAGTGGCAAGCCCTGGTGCTCTTGAAGTGTTGTTTGCTGCAACCAAAG ATGCTCTTTTTTGGCTCAAGATGTGATCGGCTGTGCATGGTGCAGTTTTCTCTGATTTCTCTGATACCTGGCTTAATCCGCAACCTGCAAGACTGTGCCGACCCCGAATTAGACAGCTATGAGAAGAAGCTCGCCAAGCCTTCAACCTTGCAAAGTAGCAATCGGACCTCCCTATTAACGTTTATGGGTCTCCCGCTGCAAATATTTGGCAAG GGCGGCTTTTTCGGACCTTACACACCACTGCAGCAGCTGGACATCCTCGCCGACTTTGGCACCAAATCGTACATTGTCGGCAGCACAAACTCACTACTACTCCAGCAGAAAGACCGATACAGTGACATCCTGATCAATCTCGACGAAGACACAGTCAACATCACATCGCCATCTCTCAAGGCAGCACTAACGCTCACCGCCGCAGACCGCCGCTGGATAGACTTCTTGACCCACGAGGTTAATGAAACGTGGGACGAAGCCAACCCCAGTAGACCCAAGAACATGCAGTACATTGGCAGCGAGGAGTTCATCCGATCACAATTCGAGGCATACATGCTAGGCCTCATATCATCCGTCAAATTCCACAACTTCCTCGACAACCAAGGCGAAGACACGTCCACGCTCGGCGCGGACAGTGATCCCGCCATCGACTTCGGCATCGAATGGGTAGAAGCGTGGAAAAAGACTGAAAACTACCGCATGTGGAATGAACACACCGACACAAACCTCTTTGCCGTCTCGGAACCTAAACACCCCTGCGCCGGTGGCCTCACCATCGACGACATCCAACGCCGCGTGGCAGACCAAATCAAGGACCTGCACCTCGACGAGCGTCTCGCCCAGGGCCGCGACATCCTCGGCCGCAACTTTGCCGCCGGCCGCGAAAAGGCATCCACAATGCTCAACAAACTCTACTCCGACGTAGAATACCTCCGCGAGTCTCAGCGCCGCCGCGTCGAAGACTCGCGCACCTCACCAAACAACAACCCCAGGTCGCCTACAGAAAAGCCCCAATACCCAGTCGATCTCGCCAAGGCCCAGCAGACGATGAACACCGTCGGCGCCAAAGCATCCGCCTACATGTCCAGCTGGGCAACATGGGCGGGCGAGAAGcgcaaaaccaccacctgGGCATCCGGCTggggaaacaaaaagtcCCCCTCCCCCAGCACAACCATGtcttctcctccgccaacaagtCCCATCGACAAGGACTACCAGATGGTCAGCCCCCCGGCCTCCAGGTCCACCAGTACAGACACCTCCAAAAGACCAGGCACGCACGCTAGTTTCAGCGAAAGTATCCTCTCCAAGACGTCCGATCGACCGGCCACCGCATCAGACGATTCTTTCCAGGATGTTTCTGAGCAAGCACCCGAAAAGGTGGCTCCTAAGAAAGAGGATGTAACACCGATGAAGAACGACGGGTTCCagaaggaagatgttgtAGGTGCAAAAATAAGTGAAAAGACTGATGTAGACATCCCGGCAGGCAAGGAAGTCAAAGCCACAGAGTAA
- a CDS encoding guanine nucleotide-binding protein alpha-3 subunit (similar to Chaetomium globosum CBS 148.51 XP_001223030.1) yields MGGCMSSNSEEAEQKKKSQAIDRVIEEDSKRLRKECKILLLGSGESGKSTIVKQMKIIHLKGYSEDELYNYRPTVFKNLVECAKAVITAMQQFDIEPQLEENKQHIEYLMEYQAESGPQAHIDDQVGVAVKALWADPARERLMEHQTEFYLMDSAEYFFQEVMRIVAPDYLPNEMDVLRARTKTTGIYETRFQMGQLSIHMFDVGGQRSERKKWIHCFENVTSIIFCVALSEYDQVLLEESSQNRMMESLLLFDSVVNSRWFMRTSIILFLNKVDIFKQKLTRSPLGNYFPDYSGGNDVNKAAKYLLWRFNQVNRAHLNLYPHLTQATDTSNIRLVFAAVKETILNNALKDSGIL; encoded by the exons ATGGGTGGGTGTATGAGCTCCAACAGCGAGGAGGCggaacagaagaagaagagtcaAGCTATCGACAGAGTAATAGAGGAGGACTCGAAGAGATTACGGAAAGAATGCAAGATATTGCTCCTAG GATCTGGCGAAAGTGGCAAGTCCACCATCGTCAAACAGATGAAAATTATCCACCTCAAGGGATACTCAGAAGATGAATTGTACAACTATCGGCCCACTGTATTTAAGAACCTTGTCGAATGCGCCAAGGCCGTTATCACCGCGATGCAACAGTTCGACATTGAGCCGCAGCTGGAGGAGAATAAACAACATATTGAGTACCTGATGGAATATCAAGCCGAATCAGGACCGCAGGCACATATTGATGATCAAGTTGGTGTAGCTGTCAAAGCACTATGGGCTGACCCAGCACGAGAGCGCTTGATGGAGCACCAGACCGAGTTTTACTTGATGGACTCTGCAGAATA CTTCTTTCAAGAGGTAATGAGAATAGTCGCCCCTGACTATTTGCCCAACGAAATGGATGTACTCCGAGCTCGTACGAAAACTACTGGTATATACGAAACGAGATTCCAAATGGGCCAACTAAGTATTCA CATGTTTGACGTTGGTGGGCAACGAAGCGAAAGAAAGAAATGGATCCACTGTTTCGAGAATGTCACATCAATTATCTTTTGTGTGGCTCTCTCAGAATACGACCAAGTCCTCCTGGAGGAAAGCAGTCAG AACCGCATGATGGAaagcttgttgctgttcGACTCGGTGGTCAACTCGCGCTGGTTCATGAGAACGAGCATCATTTTGTTCCTCAACAAGGTTGATATATTCAAGCAAAAGTTGACACGGTCGCCGCTGGGAAATTACTTCCCAGACTACTCCGGGGGAAATGATGtgaacaaggctgccaagtaCCTCCTGTGGCGATTCAATCAAGTGAACAGGGCGCATTTAAATCTTTATCCTCA CTTGACGCAAGCGACGGACACATCAAATATTCGACTCGTTTTTGCCGCTGTCAAAGAAACTATTTTGAACAATGCTCTCAAGGACTCGGGAATTCTATGA
- a CDS encoding glycogen phosphorylase (similar to Aspergillus terreus NIH2624 XP_001210570.1), which yields MATEQRLPTRERRPSTSAPIVDITGGVGPAGISRPKHKRTFTGFGAGEIKSVEASIPEPQREAWQRNQITGFTDKDGFEKEVVRHVETTLARSMFNCDEIAAYSATSLAFRDRLVTHWNKTQQRQTYRDTKRVYYLSLEFLMGRALDNAMLNVGLKDIAKDGLSDLGFRIEDVIKQEHDAALGNGGLGRLAACFLDSLATLNFPAWGYGLRYRYGIFKQEIIDGYQVEVPDYWLDFNPWEFPRHDVTVDIQFFGQVNKKTADGKTVSVWEGGEIVQAVAYDVPIPGYDTPTTNNLRLWSSKASGGEFDFQKFNSGDYESSVADQQRAETISAVLYPNDNLERGKELRLKQQYFWVAASLYDIVRRFKKAKRPWREFPDQVAIQLNDTHPTLAIVELQRILVDIEGLEWDVAWEIVTSTFGYTNHTVLPEALEKWPVGLVQHLLPRHLQIIYDINLYFLQTVEKAFPNDRDILRRVSIIEESQPKMVRMAFLAIVGSHKVNGVAELHSDLIQTTIFKDFVAIYGPDKFTNVTNGITPRRWLHQANPRLSELIASKCGGYEFLKDLTLLSQLKQHVDDKQFRKEWAEIKYANKVRLAKHIKDTTGVVVNPAALFDVQVKRIHEYKRQQLNIFGVIHRYLTLKAMTPEERKTQMPRVSIFGGKAAPGYWMAKQIIHLINSVGAVVNKDDDVGDLLKVIFLEDYNVSKAEMICPASDISEHISTAGTEYVYLQLSIPFISTSYSFVENGGHDGEAVTDNSQRASGTSNMKFVLNGGLIIGTLDGANIEITREIGESNIFLFGNLSEDVEDLRHSHTYGAHTIDPDLDKVFDEIEKGTFGTPHDFSAMIAAVRQHGDYYLVSDDFHSYIETHHLVDKAYRNQDEWIAKCIRSVACMGFFTSDRCINEYAEEIWNVEPLVVERN from the exons ATGGCAACTGAACAGCGACTGCCCACGAGGGAGCGTCGGCCCTCCACTTCAGCTCCCATTGTGGACATTACGGGTGGAGTTGGGCCTGCGGGAATCTCTCGTCCAAAGCACAAGAGGACTTTCACGGGCTTCGGAGCCGGGGAGATTAAGAGTGTAGAGG CCTCCATCCCCGAGCCCCAACGCGAGGCATGGCAGCGAAACCAAATAACCGGCTTCACCGACAAGGACGGATTCGAAAAGGAAGTCGTCCGCCATGTGGAAACCACGCTCGCCCGAAGCATGTTCAACTGCGACGAGATTGCCGCGTACTCAGCCACCAGCCTTGCCTTTCGTGACCGCCTCGTCACACACTGGAATAAGACGCAGCAGCGCCAGACGTACCGCGATACGAAGAGGGTGTACTATCTCAGTTTGGAGTTTTTGATGGGCAGAGCGTTGGATAATGCTATGCTGAATGTTGGTCTAAAGGACATTGCCAAGG ATGGTCTGTCGGATCTTGGCTTCAGAATCGAAGATGTCATCAAGCAAGAGCATGATGCTGCGCTTGGAAATGGCGGTCTCGGCCGCCTGGCCGCCTGTTTTCTCGACAGTCTTGCTACGTTGAACTTTCCTGCCTGGGGCTACGGTCTTCGATATCGCTATGGTATCTTTAAGCAGGAGATTATTGATGGGTACCAGGTTGAAGTGCCTGATTACTGGTTGGATTTTAACCCCTGGGAGTTTCCTCGTCACGACGTAACTGTCGAT ATCCAATTCTTCGGCCAAGTCAACAAAAAGACAGCCGATGGCAAAACCGTCTCCGTCTGGGAAGGCGGCGAAATCGTCCAAGCCGTGGCCTACGACGTCCCCATCCCAGGCTACGACACCCCCACAACTAACAACCTTCGTCTCTGGTCTAGCAAAGCGTCTGGCGGCGAGTTCGACTTCCAGAAGTTCAACAGCGGCGACTACGAGAGTTCCGTGGCGGACCAGCAGCGTGCTGAGACTATCAGCGCCGTGTTGTACCCGAATGATAACCTTGAGCGTGGCAAGGAACTGCGTCTTAAGCAGCAGTACTTTTGGGTCGCTGCGTCGCTGTACGATATCGTGCGGCGgttcaagaaggccaagagACCGTGGAGGGAGTTCCCCGACCAGGTGGCTATTCAGTTGAACGATACGCATCCTACGTTGGCGATTGTGGAGTTGCAGAGGATCCTGGTTGATATTGAAGGCTTGGAATGGGATGTTGCGTGGGAGATTGTGACGAGCACG TTTGGATACACCAATCATACCGTCCTCCCTGAAGCTCTTGAGAAATGGCCCGTCGGCCTCGTCCAGCACCTGCTCCCGCGCCACCTCCAAATCATCTACGACATCAACCTGTATTTCCTGCAGACCGTGGAGAAGGCCTTCCCCAACGACAGAGACATCCTCCGCCGGGTATCCATCATTGAAGAATCACAGCCCAAGATGGTGCGCATGGCGTTCCTCGCCATCGTCGGCTCCCACAAGGTCAACGGCGTGGCAGAGCTTCACTCCGACCTCATCCAgaccaccatcttcaaggACTTTGTTGCAATCTACGGGCCCGACAAATTCACAAACGTAACAAACGGAATCACACCCCGTCGCTGGCTGCACCAGGCTAACCCGCGACTCTCCGAGCTCATCGCCTCCAAGTGCGGCGGGTATGAGTTCCTCAAGGACTTGACGCTCCTGAGTCAGCTGAAGCAGCATGTCGACGATAAGCAGTTCCGCAAAGAGTGGGCAGAGATCAAGTACGCCAACAAGGTGCGTCTGGCGAAACACATCAAGGACACTACGGGCGTGGTTGTCAACCCGGCGGCCTTGTTTGACGTGCAGGTTAAGCGTATCCACGAGTATAAGCGCCAGCAGCTCAACATCTTTGGTGTGATTCATCGGTACCTGACGCTCAAGGCTATGACGCCGGAGGAGAGAAAGACGCAGATGCCGCGTGTGAGCATCTTTGGTGGTAAAGCCGCGCCAGGGTACTGGATGGCCAAGCAGATTATTCATCTGATCAATTCTGTTGGCGCCGTGGTCAAcaaggacgatgatgttggcgatTTGCTCAAGGTCATTTTCTTGGAGGACTACAACGTGAGCAAGGCGGAGATGATTTGTCCTGCTTCGGATATCAGCGAGCATATCTCTACGGCTGGAACTGAGTACGTATATCTCCAACTTTCCATCCCCTTCATCTCGACTAGTTATTCTTTTGTAGAGAATGGGGGACACGATGGCGAAGCTGTTACTGACAATTCTCAAAGGGCATCTGGAACGAGCAACATGAAGTTTGTCCTCAACGGTGGTCTCATCATTGGTACTTTAGACGGCGCCAAC ATTGAAATCACTCGCGAAATCGGTGAaagcaacatcttcctcttcggcaATCTGTCTGAAGATGTCGAAGACCTCCGCCACTCGCACACCTACGGTGCCCACACTATCGACCCTGATCTCGACAAGGTGTTCGACGAGATTGAAAAAGGCACCTTTGGCACCCCCCACGACTTCAGCGCCATGATTGCCGCGGTTCGCCAGCACGGAGACTACTATCTTGTGTCGGACGATTTCCACAGCTACATCGAGACGCACCACCTTGTGGACAAGGCGTATCGCAACCAGGACGAGTGGATTGCCAAGTGCATCAGATCTGTTGCCTGTATGGGCTTCTTCACTAGCGATCGGTGCATCAACGAGTATGCTGAAGAGATTTGGAATGTTGAACCTCTAGTTGTTGAGAGAAACTAG
- a CDS encoding mitogen-activated protein kinase sty1 (similar to Aspergillus terreus NIH2624 XP_001215735.1), with product MAEFVRAQIFGTTFEITSRYSDLQPVGMGAFGLVCSARDQLTNQNVAVKKIMKPFSTPVLAKRTYRELKLLKHLKHENVISLSDIFISPLEDIYFVTELLGTDLHRLLTSRPLEKQFIQYFLYQIMRGLKYVHSAGVVHRDLKPSNILVNENCDLKICDFGLARIQDPQMTGYVSTRYYRAPEIMLTWQKYDVEVDIWSAGCIFAEMLEGKPLFPGKDHVNQFSIITELLGTPPDDVINTIASENTLRFVKSLPKRERQPLKNKFKNADAPAIDLLEKMLVFDPKKRITATEALAHEYLAPYHDPTDEPVAEEKFDWSFNDADLPVDTWKIMMYSEILDYHNVEAGVATMEGQEFNGQ from the exons ATGGCCGAGTTCGTGCGCGCCCAAATCTTCGGCACGACGTTCGAAATTACATCCAG ATATTCTGACCTCCAACCCGTTGGTATGGGAgcgtttggtttggtttg CTCTGCACGAGATCAGCTCACAAACCAAAATGTCGCTGTCAAGAAGATTATGAAGCCGTTCAGCACTCCGGTTCTCGCAAAGCGAACATACCGCGAGTTGAAGCTCTTGAAGCACCTCAAACACGAAAAT GTCATTTCACTTAGTGACATCTTCATTTCTCCGTTGGAAGACAT CTACTTTGTCACCGAGCTTCTTGGAACAGATTTACACCGCCTCTTGACCTCGCGACCACTTGAGAAACAGTTTATCCAGTACTTTTTGTATCAGATCATG AGAGGCCTGAAATATGTCCACTCGGCTGGTGTTGTCCATCGTGACCTGAAACCTAGCAACATTCTCGTCAATGAAAACTGCGACTTGAAGATTTGCGATTTTGGACTCGCGCGAATTCAAGACCCTCAAATGACGGGTTACGTCTCGACACGATATTACCGAGCACCAGAAATCATGCTCACGTGGCAAAAATATGATGTCGAAGTAGATATCTGGAGTGCAGGCTGCATTTTCGCTGAGATGCTGGAGGGCAAGCCGCTATTCCCCGGCAAAGACCATGTCAATCAgttctccatcatcacagaGCTCTTGGGAACCCCGCCTGATGACGTTATTAATACTATTGCTAGTGAGAAC ACGCTACGTTTCGTCAAATCTTTGCCCAAGCGAGAACGTCAGCCACTGAAGAACAAGTTTAAGAACGCTGACGCTCCTG CGATCGATTTGCTCGAGAAGATGCTCGTCTTTGACCCCAAGAAACGGATAACAGCTACCGAAGCTCTGGCGCATGAATATCTTGCCCCATATCACGACCCGACCGACGAGCCTGTAGCCGAGGAAAAGTTTGATTGGAGTTTCAACGACGCAGACCTACCCGTTGACACATGGAAGATCATGAT GTATTCTGAAATTCTTGACTACCACAACGTGGAGGCCGGTGTTGCCACCATGGAGGGTCAAGAGTTCAACGGGCAATAG